GacaaataaaaaacgcatttaCTACTTCACCTGAAATTAGTTCTTGGTTGATCTGGTTCCTTTAGAATATGTAGCCTTCTCATGACTTGCATGGTCCTGTTGCCCAACTATCCTGCAAGATTAGTTATAGTCAAGGACGTATCAATGTACAATTAACATGCACAAACTGTGTTATTCCACAAAGAGTAAATTAAGGTACAGTTTAGTATTAATGCGTAACTATTAGGGGAAAGCACGTACTTTTTCGATGGACTGCCAATAATATTATCAGTCTTGTTAGGGTCAGATGAGTTTTCCATAACTTCAGGATCAGCTAGCTCTTCAAGAAGGTCtacctgtttttttttaaaaaagaaaatagttAAATTACAATAACTGAATGAAACCAAAGTGTTTAAGTGGCAGCAATTTAAAAGAAAGATCACAGATTGTACCTTATCAGAGCTGGTTTCAAGTGTATATAAGCGTCTCTTTGCGGATTTAGCTAAGTCTGCGTTCCCCCTATATGTTCAGAGTCAGATAATTTATATGATGGTACATGGCAGCAGATCATACGCAATAAATATCTAGGGACTAAACCACTATCACAAGTTCAAAGGAAGAGGGGAGATTCACATTTTTGGGCAAGTTTAATGAAGGTCAAACGAGACTTTCTAAAATTTGAACCTTCATAATAAAGGATGGGTCTCAAGTAAGATTTTGAGAAGACATATTGTTAGACAATAGATCTCTACGAGACCAATACCCTCAACTATATAATATAGTTAGGAAAAACAAGATATGGTGGTACTACGTACACAGATTTCAAACCTAACTTGGCGCAGAGATCTTATTGGCAACAAGTTGGCGATATGGAACAATCTTGCCTCACATAAGCCAAGAGAGATGATTTCAAATGAAATTTAGACCAGACATGTGTTTTTACAGTAAAATCACATCCATCAAGATATTCCTAACATAAACAGGAGAATTTGGAAACTGAGAACCTCACTcaagataatttttttttgtgatatcTTAGGTGAGGTGTCATTCTTATAAAAGATAACCTAGCTAAACGGAACTAGCAAGGAAACCAACGGTGCTGCTTCTGTCATGAAAATGAAACAATACAACATCTGTTTTTTTACTGCCGATTCACGCAAATGGTATGAGCTTCGGTATATGCGGCCTGGGGCATACTCAAACCTCACAACGTGTTCAATATGTTTGGGAGCTGGCTAAATGGATTACCAAAAAATTTAAACCACTAGTCCTTGTGGACGCGGCagccttgtgttggtctgtttggCTATGCAGAAACACAATGGGTTTTTATAACAAataattttcctttttgcaggtTATCTTCTTGACTATGCACTGGCTCCATACATGGGCTATCCTTTAGCGGCATACTTCGCAGGATATTCTTGTAGCGGCGTCTTATTTTTTGGCACAGGTGGCTAAGGATTTTTTTTGGCCCGGGCACACAGGTGGCGGTCTAGTCTTAGGATTAATAATCATTAGTGTGTCAGGATTCTTGTCAAACTTTTGTTGGTTGTGTGCCCTTCCAGCAGAGGCCGAGAAATTTTCAAGACGATGTATCACCTCAATGTATCGTTCTTTGAATCAATAAAGTTtcccgtttcaaaaaaaaattatatacacaCAAAGAAGTTATAATCTTGATATGCATAAGTTATCTTCATTTGTGATAGGTATCTTCCATTATATCTGCAGAATGCTTAGGATCTTTTCCTTCTGGAGTCTGCAGATGTATGGAATGCATAGGAAGTATCTTTGATGGAGTGGGAAGGCCATGAACTTGACTGCTGCCAGGTTGCTTTCCAACATCAGATGTATCAGCCTGCTGGAGTGTTGGCAGTGCATTTTGAGGGTGCTTTTGTGCGATCCTTTGTTTTCCATAGCTAGCGATAATTGATGTGATCTGGTATGTTTTTTGTGGAAGGCGATAACTCTTCTTACTCATTGTCACAGCAAAATGTGAACTTGGAAGAAACAATGGATGCAATATCAAGAGGGATTAAATCTTCCTGTTTCGTAGAACACATAACTGTTTTGACTGGCTTCCCAATAATCCGACGTCCAATTTCTCCGAAACAGATCATTTCGGCCTCTTCAGTACCATCACCCGCAATGAAGCTGAGCTTGTACCTGGTAATTGTAGGAAAACAAGGGAAGCAGTAACTTAATAAAAATGAGATGTAAGTTGTTGAAGCAAAAGAGGAAGACACATTACTTGTATGTGTATTTATTAGTAGTTCCACATTCATAGCATATCAAGTCGCCGTCCTCCTGTTTGCAAGTTTTGTTACAGAAATTGCAAGAAGGGAACCACCATGTGGTGGCATCTAGTAGCCGTGTGATAGTGACAATGCAAGCGCAGCCATTTTCCTGCATGTGAAGAAgtgtagaaaaataaaattaaaaggtttagtctttttttttattgtaATGAGGCAGAGATGGTTATGGTTTTAAATTGGATCAGTATATTCTAATCGGGAATTCATAAGGATCAATATCCTGCATTTCCTTTAAGATAAGCATGTCTTTTTTCGGTGGGTTTTCGGGGAGAACCAAATCCTGGAGAGGAACACCTGCCCTTCTAATAGGCAATCTTTGGCCACCTTGGCTGCAATTTTTATTCCCTCAATAGTCATAGTTTTTTAGGTTATATATGCATTAGAAAATTCAGCAAATTAGTGTTAACAGTTGGGATTGCAAAGGTACCTTTGGATGAGATTGTGAGATTCTGGAATGTTTGGATTTAGGTACCAGTGGCAGGCAGAGTGACCACTTAGGTAAAGTTGGCCTGTTACAAAGACAAATGGTATATGTATTTATGGCTTACATACTGTAGAGAAGAAGCAAAAAACCTGTCATGCATAGTGGAAAAAATATGACAAGTACAAGCGTACGTTGATATGCCTTCACAAGGCAGCCTGTTAAAAGGATTGCAGTAGGTATATGTTCCACTGAGGATTCTGAAGATTCGATTGTAAAATTTAAAGCTTTCTGTCCCCGTAGGGAAATCTGTATCTCAATGTCACTGCAGAAAAATTGTGTAAAAGAAGGGAGGCGTCATGTGTATTATCTGATGTAGGTTGCATTGTAcagaattaaatgatttagtcTAAGTTGCAGGGTATTCAGAATTGGAAATGCAAACCTGGCATCCTTGATTGTAATGTTCCTCCGCAAGTTTGGCTTAGGCTGATTGGAAAAGGGGACCCATTCAGGCTCCGCAACTTCAACCAATATACCTAGCACATCTGTACAAATGGATCGGAAGAAATTTTGTTGTAAAGATTGGCGAATAAAATGGTTGTGCGGATTGGAAAAAGGTTAATATTGTTGTGCAACAGAAAAGAATAGTTACAAACCATGAATTTTTTTCCTGTCACCAACGAAATTCTTCAGCTCAGAAAATGGTGTTGGATTGTATACATATTCAGGGAATGAACCAGGGTCTGCGGTGGTAACACGTGTGTGGCAGGTTAGCTCGAGCATGTACGGAGCAGGGACAGGTTTGAACTAATCTTTGGCATTGCGCACTCTGAATCTACTCATGATGTAACTTCTCCCAGCTTCAGCAGATGGTATCTCAGCATACATAGCATTTCCCTGGCTATCTGCTAGGATAAGATCAATATGCTGCAGAGGGCCATCATCGTTGAGGCCCCTGAATTCCCATTTCCTCATGACACGTACAAAAATTGTTTTCAATCGATCTCTTGGTGCCAAGGAAGATAAAGGGCTGTAAGCAGACATATTCCCCTACATGTAAAGAAATACAACATACATAATTAGCTGCAAACCATTAGGCAAAATATTGTGGGAGCTAACATTTGTATCTAAGGGATATGAACCTTTTTGAGAATGCACAGAAAATGTAGGACAAAAAATAGATGGGCAGTAACTGGTTGAGTAAGATTGTCTTTGAGGGACCGAAatcggcgaccagagggggggtgaatgagagccgatcaaaatttcttttgaaatcgatccgtcggcctatattccaaaaatcaccacaagccctcgaacctaggaTATGAGAGAGTAGCTATGGATAAGCTATCTCCAGCGAAAAGCCCTAGGAAGCTGCGCGAAAGCAAAAGAGTCAATACGATGCAAATCGCAGAACTCGACTGcctggaccggtttgaccggtgcaacggaccggtctgaccggtcgtggccGGAACAGgtcttgaccggtctgaccggtcgtgtcgtccggtctgaccggtgccaccCAGAAAAACCCGTGAATAAGACTTCAAAAGAGGAATCTCGaccaaacgaagtccaaatccagtgaaacttggaggatacctccgcaactaacctgcgaacatatccccaagagatctttcccaaaagatcaatgaaatttgagaatttgagggaagatcaagaaggattggggttttctcaagaactcaaaaacttcaattcgtaggaactcgtgattccagagggtttgccACGAAGCTAGGGGCACgagaatcactacaaagagctctATGAACCGTCGCGATCATGTGCATAAAAAACgaaacgaaaatccatcacaaaagagcacaagagggacgagattggattgattcaaaagcccataGGGCACAAGGAAGATAGGGCCCCCTTTCCCAaccaaatccaatacaaagtctcacgaATCCATAAGCAAATCCtattctaaagagaagaacgggggagagagacacaggggcgaAAGCCTGGAGGAACAAGCAATCCACAGACGAGATACAAAAGCGGCACTAACttaatacaagtgaaggggtatttatacccgcggagaccggtcagactggttccatggaccggtcagaccggttggttagaccggtcagaccggtgccagggaccggtcagaccggttggtctggaGAATCCccatgtacacgatctcatctgacggctgaggttctttcttcggaacgaagtcttctccacgatgccgccatcttgatgaagatctggtccacggttttggaaggtccgtgaaacccgggtagatggccggttttgagaaaaccgccaaaactcctcgcgcgggaagattcccgcctccacgccgtggccctagacgtcgttcccacctcggccttctgacggccctagacgccgcccgacgcccgtcacctcctcgcccgcaacgaggccctagacgccatcgatgcccgtcgcctccgccagtcccaagaccgacgcccgtgcctccacgacttggcgtcttcaaccgccgtccgcctgcttggttttgtggcgcaaaccaagaaaccgccttccgtcgccgcttgcgccctcgatccgggagtggacgccacagctgccgcctggcctgagctcctccacggctgctcaccgtcgacactcgacgcccgtgtacctgcaatccaaagaccaaacgcacgatcacaccgcacgattgacaattcactcatcacaggcaggatagagtactcaacattcctcaatctccccttgatgagtgcattgtcaacataCCACCTAAAACCAGAGAAGCGATAAAATAGAggcaagaaagtgaagaactcaagcaagtgacaaaaagctcagaaagtcaagaatagtcacttactcaagcacagatcgatccACTAAGACAAGGGccacggctcgacgcaatcgatcaaaagccaagacatgactcctcaaagacagaggtaacgctcgacgcagtcatgctggaAGTGGAGGGAAAACGAGAACTCAAGAGCCAGAAAAAAAGCAGATACTCCCCAAGCAAAGATTTTCCCTCTCAcgagtgcaactctcccaaaatgatgcactctcaaagccctgtgcacaacaagtttttcaacaatcaaacaagtctcccccttgttcgatcacttctcccaaaaactctcccccttgttggcacatgcacacatcaagcctaaaatatGCCTAAACCTCCCCCTGAAACCGTGACTCCctctgaacagatgctatgcaatgaatgtaatgcaggaggtgtaagtgaaaacattcagggatacaaggatatgagcaacatctagtcacaagcatgtgtgcatccataaacaagacctgcatctagctcaacagggtatatcagatcagtctagagctagacaagttcagtttagaagaaataaaagcatcacccatgatctagcactaacaagtagggaaaggaaagcagtgctaattatagtcatacaggtgagccaaaccagccaaagcatgttgcaaacatttatttttaatcaaattatatcaagcaatttttagtgtcaggggttgaaagcttgtcatgctttacttagcaacgaggccaagcctatgccaaagacaatcagaagcttaagacactcatttcagtcatgcacagccttgtctgggttctcaca
This genomic interval from Panicum virgatum strain AP13 chromosome 8K, P.virgatum_v5, whole genome shotgun sequence contains the following:
- the LOC120645177 gene encoding uncharacterized protein LOC120645177 gives rise to the protein MLELTCHTRVTTADPGSFPEYVYNPTPFSELKNFVGDRKKIHDVLGILVEVAEPEWVPFSNQPKPNLRRNITIKDASDIEIQISLRGQKALNFTIESSESSVEHIPTAILLTGCLVKAYQRQLYLSGHSACHWYLNPNIPESHNLIQRKMAALALSLSHGY